A genomic region of Fluviispira vulneris contains the following coding sequences:
- a CDS encoding DUF3341 domain-containing protein: protein MSTNKMIYGALAQFNTVPEVYHACEKVRERGFIKWDAHSPFPIHGLDKAMGLPQSKLSWIVGGTSAIFGIGGFLLWMWMNGVDYKMVIAGKPFLGLLGYFLPGFECAVLSAAIACLVGMLALNKLPQWYHSLFRSEAFKRVTDDSFFISIEATDPKFHPVKTVEFLKELGATQVELVEQ from the coding sequence ATGAGTACAAATAAAATGATATATGGAGCACTTGCTCAGTTTAACACCGTTCCAGAAGTTTATCATGCTTGTGAAAAAGTGCGAGAAAGAGGTTTTATAAAATGGGATGCTCATTCTCCTTTTCCTATTCATGGTTTAGATAAAGCAATGGGACTTCCCCAGAGTAAACTTTCTTGGATTGTAGGTGGGACATCTGCAATTTTTGGAATTGGTGGATTTCTTCTTTGGATGTGGATGAATGGTGTAGATTATAAAATGGTTATTGCTGGAAAACCTTTTTTAGGTTTATTAGGTTATTTTTTACCTGGATTTGAATGTGCGGTTTTATCTGCTGCAATTGCTTGTTTAGTAGGTATGCTTGCATTAAATAAACTACCGCAATGGTACCATTCTTTATTTCGCTCAGAAGCTTTTAAACGAGTAACGGATGACAGTTTTTTTATTTCCATTGAAGCAACTGATCCAAAATTCCATCCAGTAAAAACAGTGGAATTCTTAAAAGAATTAGGCGCAACTCAAGTGGAACTTGTGGAGCAGTAA
- a CDS encoding TAT-variant-translocated molybdopterin oxidoreductase, with translation MTQFNSNDEQKKQTHWRSIEDLEQSPEFISKLQREFPHGASELEMRPGVHRRKFLGIIGASLALAGVTSTGCIRRPKEHVYPENHRPEDTLPGVPKNFATSAQIGGGVLGLLVTSTDGRPTKIDGNSKHITSNPITGSKIGSSNSYAQAEILNMYDPDRGQKCLISGKVASKEDIFKELSSTLNQAHKNSGENLALIYSANSSPSFAALIEEFKLKYAKAIVIEQDTNYSKNRKLGLSQVANTSADVSYDFLNANIILAVDSDFMGNEGDSVKNAREFAEKRKVINANSTMNRLYSVESNFSITGTASDHRYTLRSGKIGEFLIALASELSVLGAHFPAEISKYFENKFDFSDGLKKWIKACAKDLFNNKGGSLVIVGDRQPAWMHSLGFAINVSLNAIGKTVNLVNDTSKVKNNSSFSNLKAAIEGNNLHNIIIIDGNPAYSLASDLKFPELLSKIKNSFYLGFSPDETASICSHYIPKTHFLESWGDTRSSDGTVGIRQPLILPLFDDCCDEYSFVNYLIHLDHKISGYNYVKQFWQRKLGNPIGFENIWRHSLSSGFISEIKKEIISSTNYSYSQFSTDYSKSIRTEEPNDKSIDIEFYLDRTVYDGCYSNNAWMQELPDPVHKLVWDNALLISPKTAKALGLKAKPKPGKSEVDLVRVTYRNRSIDVAVWEVPGVADFTGILQLGYGRKFGKVAKDCGFNANLIRSSDSWYGSGAKVEKTGKKYSLVSTQEHGSMSGTPGLVEDRPPAVRETTLKDFKANPEFVLDYELLPLEEQKNNLFKFPKDPAQRKWARQQWGMTIDLNTCIGCNACSVACQSENNISVVGKEEVFKNREMSWIRLDRYFTGNVDDPEVRTVYQPMNCQQCENAPCEAVCPVAATVHSPDGLNDMAYNRCVGTRYCANNCPYKVRRYNFFNYSKIDDERNPLYAMQKNPNVTVRFRGVMEKCTYCVQKINTARSKFKKNNDGIIPDGEVTTACQNVCPTNAIVFGDVADPSTAISKLKEQSRNYALFGELNTKPRTTYLAKLRNANPELS, from the coding sequence ATGACACAGTTCAATTCCAATGATGAACAAAAAAAACAAACACATTGGCGCAGCATTGAGGATTTAGAACAATCACCTGAATTTATTTCTAAACTTCAGCGTGAATTTCCTCACGGTGCCAGCGAACTTGAGATGCGCCCAGGCGTTCATAGACGAAAATTCTTAGGAATTATTGGTGCATCACTTGCATTAGCTGGAGTCACATCTACGGGCTGTATTAGAAGGCCTAAAGAGCACGTTTATCCAGAAAATCATAGACCAGAAGACACACTTCCTGGCGTGCCGAAGAATTTTGCCACTTCTGCACAAATTGGTGGAGGAGTTCTCGGTTTATTAGTGACAAGTACAGATGGCAGACCTACAAAAATTGATGGTAATTCTAAACATATTACAAGTAATCCAATTACTGGAAGTAAAATCGGTTCATCTAATTCCTATGCCCAAGCTGAAATTTTAAATATGTATGATCCTGATCGGGGTCAAAAGTGTTTAATTTCAGGAAAAGTTGCAAGTAAAGAGGATATCTTTAAAGAGCTTTCTTCTACATTAAACCAAGCACATAAAAATAGTGGTGAAAATCTTGCTTTAATTTATTCTGCAAATTCTTCGCCATCGTTTGCTGCGTTAATTGAAGAATTCAAATTAAAATATGCCAAAGCAATTGTGATTGAACAAGATACTAATTATTCAAAAAATAGAAAATTAGGATTGTCTCAAGTTGCGAATACTTCCGCAGATGTTTCATATGACTTTCTCAATGCAAATATAATTTTAGCAGTTGATTCAGATTTCATGGGGAACGAAGGTGACAGTGTAAAAAATGCGAGAGAATTTGCTGAAAAAAGAAAAGTAATTAATGCAAATTCAACGATGAATAGACTTTATAGCGTTGAGTCGAATTTTAGTATCACTGGCACAGCGTCGGATCATCGCTATACGTTAAGAAGCGGTAAGATTGGTGAATTTTTAATTGCATTGGCTTCAGAACTTTCAGTATTAGGTGCTCATTTCCCTGCAGAAATTAGTAAATATTTTGAAAATAAATTTGATTTCTCTGATGGTCTCAAAAAATGGATTAAAGCATGCGCTAAAGATCTTTTCAATAACAAAGGCGGAAGTCTTGTAATTGTTGGAGATCGACAACCTGCATGGATGCATTCGTTAGGTTTTGCGATAAATGTTTCTTTAAATGCAATAGGAAAAACTGTTAATTTAGTTAATGATACCTCTAAGGTTAAAAATAATTCTTCTTTTTCTAATCTTAAAGCTGCAATTGAAGGAAATAATTTACACAATATAATTATTATTGATGGCAATCCAGCATATTCGTTAGCTTCGGATTTAAAATTTCCGGAACTCCTTTCAAAAATTAAAAATAGTTTTTATTTAGGTTTTAGTCCGGATGAAACAGCAAGTATTTGTTCACATTATATTCCTAAAACGCATTTCCTTGAGTCATGGGGAGACACTCGATCTTCTGATGGAACTGTGGGTATAAGACAACCTCTCATTTTACCACTTTTTGATGATTGTTGTGATGAATATTCTTTTGTGAATTATTTAATACATCTTGATCATAAAATCTCTGGTTATAATTATGTTAAACAATTTTGGCAAAGAAAATTAGGCAATCCAATTGGATTTGAAAATATTTGGCGGCATTCGTTAAGTAGTGGTTTTATTTCTGAAATCAAAAAAGAAATTATATCATCGACAAATTATTCTTATTCTCAATTTTCAACGGATTATTCTAAATCTATTCGTACTGAAGAGCCTAATGATAAATCTATTGATATTGAGTTTTATTTAGACAGAACAGTTTATGATGGCTGTTACTCTAATAACGCTTGGATGCAAGAATTACCAGATCCCGTGCACAAACTAGTCTGGGACAATGCTCTACTTATCAGTCCGAAAACAGCTAAAGCTTTGGGTTTAAAAGCAAAACCAAAACCAGGGAAATCTGAAGTGGATCTGGTGCGAGTGACATATCGTAACAGAAGTATCGATGTCGCTGTTTGGGAAGTTCCAGGAGTTGCTGATTTTACAGGTATTCTGCAATTAGGATATGGTAGAAAGTTTGGAAAAGTTGCTAAAGACTGTGGATTTAATGCCAATTTAATTCGAAGCTCTGACTCATGGTACGGATCAGGTGCAAAAGTTGAAAAAACAGGTAAAAAATATTCACTTGTTTCAACTCAAGAGCATGGATCAATGAGTGGCACACCAGGCCTTGTAGAAGATCGCCCACCTGCGGTGAGAGAAACAACTTTAAAAGATTTTAAAGCTAATCCAGAATTTGTTCTTGATTATGAATTATTGCCATTGGAAGAACAAAAAAATAATTTATTTAAATTTCCAAAAGACCCAGCGCAGAGAAAATGGGCGCGTCAACAATGGGGAATGACCATTGATTTAAATACATGTATTGGTTGCAATGCATGTTCTGTTGCGTGTCAATCTGAAAATAATATTTCTGTGGTTGGAAAAGAAGAAGTATTTAAAAACAGAGAAATGTCATGGATTCGTTTAGATCGTTATTTCACAGGCAATGTAGATGATCCTGAAGTAAGAACAGTCTATCAGCCTATGAACTGTCAACAATGTGAAAATGCACCATGTGAAGCTGTGTGTCCGGTTGCAGCGACAGTGCACAGCCCAGATGGTCTGAATGATATGGCTTATAATAGATGTGTTGGAACTCGCTATTGCGCTAACAACTGTCCTTATAAAGTGCGTCGCTATAACTTCTTCAATTACAGTAAAATTGATGATGAACGAAATCCTCTCTATGCGATGCAAAAGAACCCTAACGTAACAGTCCGCTTCCGTGGTGTTATGGAAAAATGTACTTATTGCGTCCAAAAAATAAATACTGCGCGTTCAAAATTCAAAAAGAACAATGATGGAATTATTCCTGATGGAGAAGTAACAACTGCGTGTCAAAACGTATGTCCAACAAATGCAATTGTTTTTGGTGATGTTGCAGATCCTTCAACAGCAATATCTAAATTAAAAGAACAAAGTCGAAATTATGCACTTTTTGGTGAATTAAATACAAAACCAAGAACGACTTATCTCGCTAAACTTCGTAATGCTAATCCAGAATTAAGTTAA
- a CDS encoding glycosyltransferase, whose translation MDFIQIPYMIWRNESNLCAKPKVSLIVTCYNNFKFLELTYYSLVNQSLGREHFEVVVCDDGSNPENSNQIQKLLAQAPFAATYIWQEDRGFRKSEVLNKGIYHSKGEYLVFIDADCILHHKFLEDHLSFAEPKVALAGRRAELTKSISQKLSAQKILDKYLEKITWWLFIYLSFFKDGNGFKTIYFKNDLLFNYFNRKKRGIVGCNFSCYKKDIEEINGFNMKFHSYGGEESDLEYRLRLIGVKVRSLCHRAIQYHIYHAKREQGSKQILNEALLKEVEEKNIPYIDCGLDLLAKK comes from the coding sequence ATGGACTTTATACAAATACCTTATATGATATGGCGAAATGAAAGCAATTTATGTGCAAAACCAAAGGTTTCTTTGATTGTCACTTGCTATAATAATTTTAAATTTCTTGAACTCACATATTATAGCCTCGTCAATCAATCCCTTGGGCGAGAGCACTTTGAAGTTGTTGTTTGTGATGATGGTTCAAATCCAGAGAACTCCAACCAGATTCAAAAGCTCCTTGCGCAAGCACCATTTGCTGCTACCTACATTTGGCAGGAAGACCGAGGATTTAGAAAGTCTGAAGTATTAAACAAAGGTATCTATCATTCAAAAGGTGAATACCTCGTATTTATCGATGCAGATTGTATCTTGCATCATAAATTCTTAGAAGATCATCTTAGTTTTGCTGAACCCAAAGTGGCTCTTGCTGGCCGAAGAGCAGAATTGACAAAATCAATCTCGCAAAAACTTTCTGCGCAGAAAATTTTAGACAAATATTTAGAAAAAATCACTTGGTGGTTATTCATTTATTTATCCTTTTTTAAAGATGGCAATGGTTTTAAAACTATATATTTTAAGAATGATCTCCTGTTTAATTATTTTAATAGAAAAAAAAGAGGAATTGTTGGCTGCAATTTTTCTTGCTATAAAAAAGATATCGAAGAAATAAATGGTTTTAATATGAAATTTCATTCCTATGGGGGTGAAGAAAGCGATCTAGAATACCGTTTGCGTTTAATTGGCGTTAAAGTTCGATCTTTATGTCATCGTGCAATTCAATATCACATATATCATGCAAAAAGAGAGCAAGGTTCAAAACAAATTTTGAATGAGGCATTGTTAAAAGAAGTCGAAGAGAAAAATATTCCATACATCGATTGTGGATTGGATTTGCTTGCTAAAAAATAA
- a CDS encoding c-type cytochrome: MAQIKCKIKIMSPILGAAFLSLVLIGCRGQRSKEPPIIPIQNMVEQTSYGPQSQNENFKDGRAYRPQILETVEFGKDKTNTRLYQGKEPESTAQNPVWVKKIPIEINDKVMQRGQISYNIFCSPCHDYAGDSNGLVTQRAGGSIRPSNLHDKERLALPVGKIYDAIHNGVNNWNMPGFASQLSVEDKWAVVAYVRALQLTRRASLEDIPSDIKAKNGWSNKQ; this comes from the coding sequence ATGGCACAGATAAAATGTAAAATAAAAATAATGTCACCCATTTTAGGAGCGGCTTTTTTGTCTCTCGTTTTAATTGGATGTCGTGGGCAAAGAAGTAAAGAGCCACCTATAATACCAATCCAAAATATGGTTGAGCAAACTTCGTATGGGCCCCAATCTCAAAATGAAAATTTTAAAGATGGTCGTGCATATCGTCCACAAATTTTAGAAACAGTTGAATTTGGTAAAGATAAAACAAACACTCGTCTTTATCAAGGTAAAGAACCTGAATCAACTGCGCAAAATCCTGTTTGGGTTAAAAAAATACCAATCGAAATTAATGATAAAGTTATGCAACGGGGACAAATATCTTATAACATATTTTGCTCACCTTGTCATGACTATGCAGGCGATTCTAATGGGCTTGTAACTCAAAGAGCGGGAGGTTCTATTCGTCCTTCCAATTTACACGATAAAGAGCGTCTCGCGTTACCTGTAGGTAAAATTTATGATGCCATTCACAATGGTGTAAACAATTGGAATATGCCTGGATTTGCTTCGCAATTGAGTGTTGAAGACAAGTGGGCTGTTGTCGCATATGTTCGAGCATTGCAATTAACAAGACGTGCAAGTTTAGAAGATATACCTTCGGATATAAAAGCTAAAAATGGTTGGAGTAATAAACAATGA
- a CDS encoding cytochrome c oxidase subunit I, with amino-acid sequence MGKPVLFADMLTSHHDTGSNYLNAKKGFLSWLFTVDHKRIGVMYFIAISVFFLVGGFFAILLRAELMQERIVNATANSYMISADHYNEAFTFHGSIMVFLVIIPSIPATLGNFLLPLMIGAKDVAFPKLNLMSFHIYIIGAIFLVYTIAFGGLDTGWTFYTPYSTETSTSVVAAVFGAFILGFSSILTGLNFIVTVHKMRAPGMTWVKMPLFVWAIYATSVIQVLATPVLAVTLVLVAMERLLGIGIFDSNLGGDPILFQNFFWFYSHPAVYIMILPGFGVISELITTHSRKSIFGYKAVAISSIGIAVIGFFVWGHHMFTSGQSALATVFFSFLTYAVAVPTAIKVFSWVATLYKGSISFTTPMCYALVFLFLFLIGGLTGIFLGAISTDVHLHNTYFVVAHFHYVMMGGTLIAWIGAIFHWWPKITGKKYSEMWGRISSVVVFLGFNLTFFPQFVMGTRGMPRRYYDYLPEYYNFHVLSTIGSFVLSVGLFMVLFIWLHSIFFGKNETSANPWKAKSIDWTDTAVVPIEHNFEKQPISTHGPYDFDEIVKPAHSSGGH; translated from the coding sequence ATGGGAAAACCCGTATTGTTTGCGGATATGCTTACATCGCATCATGATACTGGTTCTAATTATTTGAATGCAAAAAAAGGATTTTTATCCTGGTTATTTACTGTAGATCATAAACGTATCGGCGTTATGTATTTTATCGCAATTTCTGTTTTCTTTTTAGTAGGAGGATTTTTTGCAATCCTTTTACGTGCTGAGTTAATGCAAGAAAGAATAGTTAATGCAACAGCAAACTCTTATATGATAAGTGCCGATCACTATAACGAAGCCTTTACTTTTCATGGCTCAATTATGGTGTTTCTCGTAATTATTCCTTCAATACCCGCTACTTTAGGAAACTTTTTGCTCCCACTTATGATTGGTGCTAAAGATGTTGCCTTTCCAAAATTAAATTTAATGAGTTTTCATATTTATATTATTGGTGCAATTTTTCTTGTGTACACAATTGCTTTTGGTGGTCTTGATACAGGTTGGACATTTTATACACCTTACAGTACTGAAACTTCTACATCCGTTGTTGCTGCAGTTTTTGGTGCATTTATTTTAGGATTCTCTTCAATATTAACAGGTCTTAACTTTATTGTAACAGTTCATAAGATGCGTGCACCAGGTATGACTTGGGTTAAAATGCCGCTTTTCGTTTGGGCAATTTACGCAACAAGTGTTATTCAGGTATTAGCAACTCCAGTGCTTGCTGTTACTTTAGTCTTGGTGGCAATGGAACGCTTGCTTGGAATCGGAATTTTTGATTCGAATTTAGGTGGAGATCCTATTTTATTCCAAAATTTCTTTTGGTTTTATTCACACCCTGCAGTTTATATTATGATTCTTCCTGGCTTTGGTGTAATCAGTGAACTTATTACGACACACTCTCGTAAAAGTATTTTTGGTTATAAAGCAGTAGCAATTTCTAGTATAGGTATAGCGGTGATTGGCTTTTTTGTTTGGGGACATCATATGTTCACAAGTGGTCAATCTGCGCTTGCAACCGTATTCTTTTCATTCTTAACTTATGCTGTTGCAGTTCCAACTGCTATTAAAGTCTTTAGCTGGGTAGCGACTCTTTATAAGGGATCAATCTCATTTACAACTCCAATGTGTTATGCTCTCGTCTTTTTATTCTTATTCTTAATTGGTGGGTTAACAGGTATATTCTTAGGTGCAATTTCAACAGATGTTCACTTACATAATACTTATTTTGTGGTTGCACATTTTCATTATGTGATGATGGGTGGTACTTTAATTGCTTGGATAGGTGCAATTTTTCACTGGTGGCCCAAAATTACGGGTAAAAAATACAGTGAAATGTGGGGAAGAATCAGTTCAGTCGTTGTATTTTTAGGATTCAATCTAACATTTTTCCCTCAATTTGTGATGGGAACACGCGGTATGCCACGTAGATATTATGATTATTTGCCTGAATATTATAATTTCCATGTGCTTTCTACCATTGGTTCCTTTGTTCTTTCTGTTGGTTTATTCATGGTACTTTTCATTTGGCTTCATTCTATTTTCTTTGGGAAAAATGAAACGAGCGCAAATCCTTGGAAAGCAAAGTCAATTGATTGGACTGATACAGCTGTCGTTCCTATTGAACATAATTTTGAAAAGCAACCGATATCAACGCATGGGCCATATGATTTTGATGAAATAGTCAAACCTGCTCATTCGTCGGGAGGTCATTGA
- a CDS encoding cytochrome c oxidase subunit 3 family protein, protein MSIHSHEGEHPKYLAHHFKSMSQQTAAGKLGMWIFMAQELLFFSGLFCAYGFMRFMYPDMVAQGQSSMDWRLGGINSVILLISSLTMSLCVRSARSNNKAGTVKFLIATMICGFLFLVIKMSEWGMHFHEGYFPGKFFSPVAHAEIQNPLAHIFFGLYYVMTGMHGLHIVVGLGLMTWMLVRANRGEFSSENYVSLENTSLFWHLVDIVWIFLYPLLYLAK, encoded by the coding sequence ATGTCTATACATAGCCACGAAGGTGAACACCCTAAATATTTAGCGCATCATTTTAAATCCATGAGCCAGCAAACAGCTGCTGGCAAGCTTGGTATGTGGATTTTTATGGCGCAGGAATTGTTATTTTTCTCAGGTCTGTTTTGTGCATATGGTTTTATGCGCTTTATGTATCCAGATATGGTTGCCCAAGGTCAGTCTTCAATGGATTGGCGTCTTGGCGGTATCAACAGTGTTATTCTTCTTATCAGTTCTTTAACGATGAGTTTGTGTGTGCGTTCAGCTCGTTCAAACAACAAAGCAGGCACAGTGAAATTCCTTATAGCGACTATGATCTGTGGATTTTTGTTTTTAGTCATTAAAATGTCTGAATGGGGAATGCACTTTCATGAAGGTTATTTCCCAGGAAAATTCTTCAGCCCTGTAGCGCACGCAGAAATTCAAAATCCATTGGCACACATATTTTTTGGTCTTTATTACGTAATGACGGGTATGCATGGTTTACATATTGTCGTCGGACTTGGACTTATGACTTGGATGCTTGTACGCGCGAATCGCGGAGAGTTTAGCTCCGAAAATTATGTTTCGTTAGAAAATACAAGTTTATTCTGGCACCTTGTCGATATTGTTTGGATATTCTTATATCCACTCCTTTATCTCGCAAAGTAA
- a CDS encoding quinol:cytochrome C oxidoreductase: MSGSHTKVTLTKENARLPQEHFFSKLPLTGTAIGLTSLLIAFMLGRSNSTYFFFSFHVWWLFFLSIAIGAVFFVLIQFATKAGWSVVVRRLAENISMTMPLLFVLLIVMVFGSHTLFHHWLGHDALSDKIIQSKQWYLNIPFFYVRSIFYMIVFTWAAVYFSKYSAQQDESGNHEITYKLQNASYPFLIVLGFSVTFAAFDWIMSLDPHWYSTIFGLYFFASCYMVFFAALIIATRIMHNVQILKDVVTVEHYHDMGKLLFGHTCFWAYAAFCQYLLIWYGNIPEETAWYGIRENHGWFYVFVLLCVGHFIVPFLFLMARRAKRSRTLILLVAVWMLFMHFLDLYWLIVPTGYEEGPQFGLIDIFCFLGIGGLFVALFAAVTRRKALVPIKDPRLSESMTYENV; this comes from the coding sequence ATGAGTGGCAGCCACACTAAAGTTACATTAACAAAGGAAAATGCTCGTTTACCCCAAGAACATTTTTTTTCAAAATTACCTCTTACTGGGACTGCTATTGGATTAACGTCACTTCTAATTGCTTTTATGCTAGGACGTTCCAATTCAACCTATTTTTTCTTTTCTTTTCATGTTTGGTGGCTTTTCTTTTTAAGCATTGCAATTGGTGCCGTATTTTTTGTTTTAATACAATTTGCGACCAAGGCCGGATGGAGTGTTGTTGTTAGAAGATTGGCTGAAAATATAAGCATGACAATGCCTTTATTATTTGTGTTACTTATTGTCATGGTGTTTGGATCTCATACTCTATTTCATCATTGGTTAGGTCATGATGCTCTATCTGATAAAATTATCCAATCAAAGCAATGGTATTTAAATATTCCTTTTTTTTATGTGCGCTCTATTTTCTATATGATCGTATTTACATGGGCAGCAGTTTATTTTTCTAAATATTCCGCACAACAAGATGAATCAGGTAATCACGAAATTACATATAAATTGCAAAATGCAAGCTATCCATTTTTGATTGTTCTAGGATTTTCAGTAACATTTGCTGCATTTGATTGGATTATGTCCTTAGATCCTCACTGGTATTCAACAATTTTTGGTCTTTATTTCTTTGCAAGTTGTTACATGGTATTTTTTGCTGCTTTAATAATTGCAACAAGAATAATGCATAATGTGCAAATTTTAAAAGATGTTGTTACCGTCGAACATTACCATGATATGGGCAAACTTCTTTTTGGACACACATGTTTTTGGGCATATGCAGCATTTTGCCAATATCTGCTCATATGGTATGGTAACATACCGGAAGAAACAGCTTGGTATGGAATACGTGAAAACCATGGTTGGTTTTATGTATTTGTGTTACTTTGTGTTGGTCATTTTATAGTTCCATTTTTATTTTTGATGGCAAGAAGAGCAAAGCGTTCACGAACTCTAATTTTGTTAGTAGCGGTGTGGATGCTATTTATGCACTTTCTCGATCTTTACTGGTTGATTGTGCCAACGGGATATGAAGAAGGTCCTCAATTCGGTTTAATTGATATATTCTGCTTTTTAGGAATTGGTGGTCTTTTTGTCGCATTATTTGCTGCAGTGACTCGAAGAAAGGCTCTTGTCCCGATAAAAGATCCTCGTCTTTCAGAATCAATGACTTATGAAAATGTGTAA
- a CDS encoding SCO family protein: protein MKSYIVCIKILLIFLCSILSKEIFAFDERNPFPNAKGPSTGSGMPLNKVPTVMQGVTITEKLGSTIDLSNTFIDSSGKVTKLSDMLADGKPLILTLNYYRCTSLCSLQLVNFANTLKEMGWKIGKDFKIATVSFDPTDTPQIAKEQQNHYLSLTEQKNADWQFYVGSDESIKKLTDEVGFYFKYDTASKEFAHAAAIFIISPEGKISRYLYGITYKVRDIKFSLMDASLNKIGSPTDQVLLTCFHYNPTSGKYDAFAVGMLRIGASITVFCLFLILGFFFWRDKRKAI from the coding sequence TTGAAGTCTTATATTGTTTGCATAAAAATCCTTTTAATATTTCTTTGCTCAATTCTGAGTAAAGAAATATTTGCATTTGATGAAAGAAATCCTTTCCCAAATGCAAAAGGACCCTCAACGGGTTCGGGTATGCCACTAAATAAAGTACCAACTGTTATGCAGGGTGTTACTATTACAGAAAAACTTGGAAGTACGATTGATCTTAGTAATACATTTATAGATTCAAGTGGTAAAGTAACAAAACTTTCCGATATGCTTGCAGACGGCAAACCTCTTATCTTAACTCTCAATTATTATCGCTGTACTTCTCTTTGTTCTTTGCAATTGGTAAACTTTGCAAACACATTGAAAGAAATGGGCTGGAAAATTGGAAAAGATTTTAAAATCGCAACCGTCAGCTTTGACCCAACAGATACTCCACAAATCGCAAAAGAACAGCAGAATCATTATTTATCTCTTACAGAGCAAAAAAACGCTGATTGGCAGTTTTATGTTGGCTCAGATGAGAGTATAAAAAAATTAACAGATGAAGTTGGTTTTTACTTTAAATATGATACAGCAAGTAAGGAATTTGCCCATGCTGCGGCCATATTTATTATCAGTCCAGAAGGAAAAATATCAAGGTATCTTTATGGTATAACTTATAAAGTGCGTGATATTAAGTTTTCATTAATGGATGCTTCTTTGAATAAAATTGGTTCCCCGACGGATCAGGTGCTCTTGACATGCTTTCATTATAACCCAACATCTGGGAAATATGATGCATTTGCTGTAGGAATGCTTCGCATTGGGGCTTCAATAACAGTGTTTTGTTTATTTCTTATTTTAGGATTCTTTTTTTGGCGTGATAAGCGCAAGGCAATTTAG
- the coxB gene encoding cytochrome c oxidase subunit II — MSEIVKAETTPWQGSFWLPQNASPMTSGQDALFYFIYSLSVFFFVLVVGFMIFFAWKYRKRKEGESTANIHGNTKLEIIWSVIPGLLFVAIFVWGFFDWIKLNVVPQGALEVKVTGRKWDWLFTDQKSGAETSDLIVPINTPVRLTMSSADVIHGFYIPDFRINRDVLPNQYTVVWFKAEKEGQYPILCTQYCGTKHSQMVRYVKVVSEEEYNKAMIAAQGAGLTPVELGKKIFAGKGACASCHSVTPDKTRLVGPPLFGAYGENQTVNDKNGKKETLKFDDNYIRESIVDPNVRVVVGYPPVMPSYQGQFNEKEMNALVEYIKSLKK, encoded by the coding sequence GTGTCAGAAATAGTAAAGGCTGAAACAACACCATGGCAAGGATCATTCTGGTTGCCACAAAATGCTTCGCCAATGACAAGTGGACAAGATGCGTTGTTCTATTTTATTTACAGTCTTTCTGTATTTTTCTTCGTACTTGTTGTTGGTTTTATGATATTTTTCGCTTGGAAATATCGCAAGCGGAAAGAAGGTGAAAGCACAGCAAATATTCATGGAAATACTAAACTCGAAATCATTTGGAGTGTGATTCCAGGTTTACTTTTTGTTGCAATTTTTGTTTGGGGTTTTTTCGATTGGATTAAATTGAATGTTGTCCCTCAAGGAGCGTTGGAAGTTAAAGTAACGGGTAGAAAATGGGACTGGTTATTTACTGATCAAAAATCGGGAGCAGAAACTTCAGATTTAATTGTACCAATTAATACACCTGTAAGATTAACTATGTCTTCTGCAGACGTTATTCATGGTTTTTATATTCCAGATTTTCGCATAAACCGCGATGTGTTACCTAATCAATACACAGTTGTTTGGTTTAAAGCTGAAAAAGAAGGACAATATCCGATTTTATGTACTCAGTATTGCGGAACAAAACACTCACAAATGGTTCGTTATGTAAAAGTGGTTTCGGAAGAAGAATACAATAAAGCTATGATTGCAGCGCAAGGAGCTGGTCTTACACCTGTAGAACTTGGTAAAAAAATCTTTGCAGGAAAAGGGGCTTGTGCATCGTGTCACAGTGTGACTCCCGATAAAACAAGACTTGTTGGTCCCCCTCTTTTTGGTGCTTATGGTGAAAATCAAACCGTAAACGACAAAAATGGTAAGAAAGAAACTTTAAAATTTGATGATAATTATATTCGTGAATCAATCGTTGATCCGAATGTTCGGGTCGTTGTTGGTTATCCTCCAGTGATGCCATCTTATCAAGGGCAATTTAATGAAAAAGAAATGAATGCTCTGGTTGAATATATTAAATCACTGAAAAAATAA